In one Maniola jurtina chromosome 13, ilManJurt1.1, whole genome shotgun sequence genomic region, the following are encoded:
- the LOC123871246 gene encoding uncharacterized protein LOC123871246, which yields MPWKRPSDVPVGRVWSRFKGRERDGAPALMYQIRDMEEPYRKQCLDLMQETFIRDEPICKVLDIASDPESIQTIRNNWEEYVSQHISIACFTEENGEPKDLVGFKILLVKCKDDKEEDIRKVKGESWRKCLKTLAYSERLVDVFEYYDVDKFLTSSGLTVLPGHRGQNIGARLIEARDELCKTFGIKAGCTVFTAKTSQVLAAKCNYEVIATMPYEDMKKYGVDLTGCGTTEAKVMGIRYD from the exons ATGCCGTGGAAAAGACCCTCGGATGTGCCAGTCGGTAGAGTCTGGAGCAGGTTTAAAGGCAGGGAGAGGGATGGTGCACCGGCACTCAT gtaCCAAATCAGAGACATGGAGGAACCATACAGGAAACAATGCTTAGACCTGATGCAGGAGACGTTCATACGCGATGAACCTATTTGCAAAGTTTtag ATATAGCCTCAGACCCAGAATCAATACAAACGATACGGAACAACTGGGAGGAATATGTATCGCAACATATATCCATAGCTTGCTTTACGGAGGAGAACGGCGAACCCAAAGATCTAGTCGGCTTCAAAATACTGCTGGTTAAATGTAAGGACGATAAAGAGGAAGACATTAGAAAG GTTAAAGGCGAGTCATGGCGGAAATGTCTGAAGACTTTAGCCTACTCTGAGAGGTTGGTGGACGTGTTCGAGTACTACGACGTGGACAAATTCCTGACGTCCAGTGGACTGACCGTCCTGCCAGGGCATCGGGGGCAGAACATAGGGGCCAGGCTGATAGAAGCCAG GGATGAGCTCTGCAAGACATTCGGCATTAAGGCAGGGTGCACAGTGTTCACGGCCAAGACATCGCAGGTGCTCGCCGCCAAGTGCAACTACGAGGTCATAGCCACCATGCCCTACGAGGACATGAAGAAATACGGAGTCGATTTGACCGGCTGTGGCACCACTGAAGCTAAGGTTATGGGCATTAGGTACGATTAG
- the LOC123871249 gene encoding glia maturation factor beta: MNSSFEAELFPVYLYLKLFLFEFCLVIMSGQNVNVCDIGEDVKEVLKKFRFQKHSTNAALILKVNREKQALEVDEELENVELEELQDILPSHQPRFIVYSYKMEHSDGRTSFPMCFIFYTPRDAHMELQVMYAATQRALAAAVGAPRLLEVREIDELTNDWLNEKLQR, translated from the exons ATGAATAGTTCTTTTGAGGCGGAGTTATTTCctgtttatctttatttaaaacttttcttATTTGAGTTCTGTCTTGTGATTATGTCCGGCCAAAACGTGAACGTGTGTGATATCGGTGAAGATGTGAAAGAAGTCCTGAAAAAGTTCCGTTTCCAAAAACACTCGACTAATGCTGCACTGATTTTGAAG GTGAATAGAGAAAAGCAAGCGCTGGAGGTGGATGAAGAGCTGGAGAATGTGGAGCTAGAAGAGCTGCAAGACATCCTGCCCTCACACCAGCCCAGGTTCATTGTATACAG ctACAAAATGGAGCACAGTGATGGACGGACATCATTTCCGATGTGCTTCATTTTCTACACACCGCGCGATGCGCATATGGAACTGCAG GTGATGTACGCGGCAACGCAGCGCGCCCTGGCGGCGGCCGTGGGCGCGCCGCGACTGCTGGAGGTGCGCGAGATCGACGAGCTCACCAACGACTGGCTCAACGAGAAGCTGCAGAGATAG
- the LOC123871245 gene encoding uncharacterized protein LOC123871245 — MPWKRPSDVPVGRVWSRFKGRERDGAPALTYQIRDMEEPYRKQCLDLMQETFIRDEPICQVLDIASDPESIQTIRNNWEEYVSQHISIACFTEENGEPKDLVGFNILLVKCKDDEEEDIRKVKGESWRKCLKTLAYSERLVDVFEYYNVDKFLTSSGLTVLPGHRGQNIGARLIEARKELCKTFGIKAGCTVFTAKTSQVLAAKCNYEVIATMPYEDMKKYGVDLTGCGTTEAKVMGIRYD, encoded by the exons ATGCCGTGGAAAAGACCCTCGGATGTGCCAGTCGGTAGAGTATGGAGCAGGTTCAAAGGCAGGGAGAGGGATGGTGCACCGGCACTCAC gtaCCAAATCAGAGACATGGAGGAACCATACAGGAAACAATGCTTAGACCTGATGCAGGAGACGTTCATACGCGATGAACCTATTTGCCAAGTTttag ATATAGCCTCAGACCCAGAATCAATACAAACGATACGGAACAACTGGGAGGAATACGTATCGCAACATATATCCATAGCTTGCTTTACGGAGGAAAACGGCGAACCCAAAGATCTAGTCGGCTTCAATATACTGCTGGTTAAATGTAAGGACGATGAAGAGGAAGACATTAGAAAG GTAAAAGGCGAGTCATGGCGGAAATGTCTGAAGACTTTAGCCTATTCTGAGAGGTTGGTGGACGTGTTCGAGTACTACAACGTGGACAAATTCCTGACGTCCAGTGGACTGACCGTCCTGCCAGGGCATCGGGGACAGAACATAGGGGCCAGGCTAATAGAAGCCAG GAAAGAGCTCTGCAAGACATTCGGCATAAAGGCAGGGTGCACCGTGTTCACGGCCAAGACATCGCAGGTGCTCGCCGCCAAGTGCAACTACGAGGTCATAGCCACCATGCCCTACGAGGACATGAAGAAATACGGGGTCGATTTGACCGGCTGTGGCACCACTGAAGCTAAGGTTATGGGCATTAGGTACGATTAG